From Carettochelys insculpta isolate YL-2023 chromosome 3, ASM3395843v1, whole genome shotgun sequence, a single genomic window includes:
- the PGM3 gene encoding phosphoacetylglucosamine mutase isoform X2 has protein sequence MDFEAVAKYSALHLKPAGLSLQYGTAGFRTKAERLDHVMYRMGLLAVLRSMQTKATIGVMVTASHNPEEDNGVKLVDPLGEMLTSAWEEYATRLANAKEEEIQSILIEICQKEVVNLHQQASIFIGRDTRPSSEKLSQSVIDGVHALGGHYLDYGLVTTPQLHYMVCCQNTQEHYGKATVEGYYQKLSKAFGELTKQAFSSGDGQRYLKIDCANGVGALKLKEMERYLPNKLLIHLYNDGTKEKLNHLCGADFVKVHQKPPLGLDIKPNERCCSFDGDADRIVYYYNDAAGRFHLVDGDKIATLISTFIRELLIKIEQSLKMAVIQTAYANGSSTCYLEETMKVLFNKAAEEKIRKMAKEEKENQKREAAKMLENTIDLINQTVGDAISDMLVIEAILALKGLTVQQWDAIYTDLPNRQLKVKVANRRVIDTTDAERRAVTPPGLQEKIDELVKKYRLSRAFVRPSGTEDIVRVYAEADTQENADSLAHEVSLAVYHLAGGIGEPPQLVF, from the exons ATGGATTTTGAGGCAGTTGCAAAGTACTCGGCGTTACACCTGAAACCGGCTGGACTTAGCCTTCAGTATGGAACTGCTGGATTTCGTACCAAGGCGGAACGTCTTGATCATGTCATGTATCGCATGGGTTTGCTGGCAGTACTGAGATCCATGCAGACCAAAGCTACTATTGGAGTCATGGTCACAGCATCTCACAATCCTGAA GAAGACAATGGTGTAAAGTTAGTTGACCCTCTGGGTGAAATGTTGACCTCTGCCTGGGAAGAATATGCTACACGCCTAGctaatgcaaaagaggaagaaatacAGAGCATATTGATTGAGATCTGCCAGAAAGAAGTAGTGAACCTGCACCAACAAGCTTCAATCTTCATTGGTAGAGACACCAG ACCTAGCAGTGAGAAGCTTTCACAATCAGTAATAGATGGGGTACACGCTCTAGGTGGTCACTATCTTG ATTATGGTCTGGTAACAACACCACAGCTGCATTACATGGTCTGCTGTCAAAATACTCAAGAGCACTATGGGAAGGCAACAGTGGAAGGTTACTACCAGAAACTATCCAAAGCTTTTGGAGAGCTGACAAAACAG GCTTTCAGCTCTGGCGATGGCCAGAGGTACCTGAAGATAGATTGTGCAAATGGTGTAGGAGCTCTGAAACTAAAGGAAATGGAACGTTATCTTCCAAATAAACTGTTAATTCACCTGTATAATGATGGAACCAAAGAGAAACTCAATCATTTATGTGGTGCAGACTTTGTGAAAGTTCATCAGAAACCTCCTTTGG GACTAGATATCAAGCCTAATGAAAGATGCTGCTCGTTTGATGGAGATGCAGACAGAATTGTTTATTACTATAATGATGCTGCTGGCCGTTTTCATCTTGTGGATGGAGATAAAATAGCAACTTTAATTAGCACTTTCATTAGAGAACTTCTTATCAAG ATAGAACAGTCCCTAAAGATGGCAGTGATACAAACAGCATATGCTAATGGGAGTTCTACGTGTTACCTTGAGGAAACCATGAAG GTTTTATTTAATAAAGCTGCTGaagagaaaataagaaaaatggcaaaagaagaaaaagagaaccaaaaaagagaAGCTGCAAAGATGCTTGAAAATACCATTGACCTGATTAATCAA ACTGTGGGTGATGCCATCTCAGACATGCTAGTGATTGAAGCAATTCTGGCTCTAAAGGGTCTGACAGTGCAACAGTGGGATGCCATTTATACAGATCTTCCCAACCGGCAGCTCAAAGTTAAG GTTGCAAACAGGCGAGTCATTGACACAACAGATGCTGAGAGACGTGCGGTCACACCCCCAGGGCTACAAGAAAAAATCGATGAGCTGGTAAAGAAGTACAGACTCTCGCGAGCCTTTGTCCGCCCATCAGGAACGGAAGATATAGTTCGAGTATATGCTGAAGCAGACACACAG GAGAACGCAGATTCCCTCGCACATGAAGTAAGCCTGGCTGTTTACCATCTAGCTGGTGGAATAGGAGAACCACCCCAGCTGGTATTTTGA
- the PGM3 gene encoding phosphoacetylglucosamine mutase isoform X1: protein MDFEAVAKYSALHLKPAGLSLQYGTAGFRTKAERLDHVMYRMGLLAVLRSMQTKATIGVMVTASHNPEEDNGVKLVDPLGEMLTSAWEEYATRLANAKEEEIQSILIEICQKEVVNLHQQASIFIGRDTRPSSEKLSQSVIDGVHALGGHYLDYGLVTTPQLHYMVCCQNTQEHYGKATVEGYYQKLSKAFGELTKQAFSSGDGQRYLKIDCANGVGALKLKEMERYLPNKLLIHLYNDGTKEKLNHLCGADFVKVHQKPPLGLDIKPNERCCSFDGDADRIVYYYNDAAGRFHLVDGDKIATLISTFIRELLIKIEQSLKMAVIQTAYANGSSTCYLEETMKVPVHCTKTGVKHLHHKAQEFDIGIYFEANGHGTVLFNKAAEEKIRKMAKEEKENQKREAAKMLENTIDLINQTVGDAISDMLVIEAILALKGLTVQQWDAIYTDLPNRQLKVKVANRRVIDTTDAERRAVTPPGLQEKIDELVKKYRLSRAFVRPSGTEDIVRVYAEADTQENADSLAHEVSLAVYHLAGGIGEPPQLVF from the exons ATGGATTTTGAGGCAGTTGCAAAGTACTCGGCGTTACACCTGAAACCGGCTGGACTTAGCCTTCAGTATGGAACTGCTGGATTTCGTACCAAGGCGGAACGTCTTGATCATGTCATGTATCGCATGGGTTTGCTGGCAGTACTGAGATCCATGCAGACCAAAGCTACTATTGGAGTCATGGTCACAGCATCTCACAATCCTGAA GAAGACAATGGTGTAAAGTTAGTTGACCCTCTGGGTGAAATGTTGACCTCTGCCTGGGAAGAATATGCTACACGCCTAGctaatgcaaaagaggaagaaatacAGAGCATATTGATTGAGATCTGCCAGAAAGAAGTAGTGAACCTGCACCAACAAGCTTCAATCTTCATTGGTAGAGACACCAG ACCTAGCAGTGAGAAGCTTTCACAATCAGTAATAGATGGGGTACACGCTCTAGGTGGTCACTATCTTG ATTATGGTCTGGTAACAACACCACAGCTGCATTACATGGTCTGCTGTCAAAATACTCAAGAGCACTATGGGAAGGCAACAGTGGAAGGTTACTACCAGAAACTATCCAAAGCTTTTGGAGAGCTGACAAAACAG GCTTTCAGCTCTGGCGATGGCCAGAGGTACCTGAAGATAGATTGTGCAAATGGTGTAGGAGCTCTGAAACTAAAGGAAATGGAACGTTATCTTCCAAATAAACTGTTAATTCACCTGTATAATGATGGAACCAAAGAGAAACTCAATCATTTATGTGGTGCAGACTTTGTGAAAGTTCATCAGAAACCTCCTTTGG GACTAGATATCAAGCCTAATGAAAGATGCTGCTCGTTTGATGGAGATGCAGACAGAATTGTTTATTACTATAATGATGCTGCTGGCCGTTTTCATCTTGTGGATGGAGATAAAATAGCAACTTTAATTAGCACTTTCATTAGAGAACTTCTTATCAAG ATAGAACAGTCCCTAAAGATGGCAGTGATACAAACAGCATATGCTAATGGGAGTTCTACGTGTTACCTTGAGGAAACCATGAAG GTGCCTGTTCACTGTACCAAAACAGGAGTAAAACATTTGCATCACAAGGCCCAGGAATTTGACATTGGCATTTACTTTGAGGCAAATGGCCATGGCACA GTTTTATTTAATAAAGCTGCTGaagagaaaataagaaaaatggcaaaagaagaaaaagagaaccaaaaaagagaAGCTGCAAAGATGCTTGAAAATACCATTGACCTGATTAATCAA ACTGTGGGTGATGCCATCTCAGACATGCTAGTGATTGAAGCAATTCTGGCTCTAAAGGGTCTGACAGTGCAACAGTGGGATGCCATTTATACAGATCTTCCCAACCGGCAGCTCAAAGTTAAG GTTGCAAACAGGCGAGTCATTGACACAACAGATGCTGAGAGACGTGCGGTCACACCCCCAGGGCTACAAGAAAAAATCGATGAGCTGGTAAAGAAGTACAGACTCTCGCGAGCCTTTGTCCGCCCATCAGGAACGGAAGATATAGTTCGAGTATATGCTGAAGCAGACACACAG GAGAACGCAGATTCCCTCGCACATGAAGTAAGCCTGGCTGTTTACCATCTAGCTGGTGGAATAGGAGAACCACCCCAGCTGGTATTTTGA